In the Leptospira limi genome, one interval contains:
- the rpoB gene encoding DNA-directed RNA polymerase subunit beta produces MHTRMQIRNRVNFGKITDLNLLPNLIYVQKKSFDWFLQSEVKDPTKRLNQGLEAVFRESFPIESPNNDMVMEYGHYVLGEPKRDPQECKDTDSSYAVPLKAVIRLIIKDTGEIREQVVYMGDLPVMTDHGTFIINGAERVVVSQLHRSPGIFFSYDQVRDTFSARVIPYRGSWLEFEMDNKGILVAKIDRKKKFPATLLVKAMGMGTNEEVLRLFYGSSKMKIAGANPKDLKRLIGRRTIADIINMETGEVMLDAGSKINEDNISILREMKVKDVDVIEFPKGKDNPVLINCLEKDGVNDYEDAVKKFHTIMRPGEPSTIENAEAELKRLFFSPKTFDLGVVGRYKINSKFEFNNPKEFSKADDRVLRKQDIIETVRYLVMLMSEAENYYPDDIDHLGNRRIRSVGELIANQLKLGFSRVERVIKERMTVQEPEQQTPQLLISIKPITAVINEFFGSSQLSQFMDQTNPLAELTHKRRLNALGPGGLSRDRAGFEVRDVHYSHYGRMCPIETPEGPNIGLILSMSSFARVNDYGFIETPYRLVKNGKVQKQVEYLTADKEEYHYMAQSNSTVDEKGEFTSKLISTRHRGDFPFRSPSEIQYMDLAPLQVVSVSTALIPFLEHDDANRALMGSNMQRQAVPLLTEEAPFVGTGMEARAAYDAGVCIVAKKDGVVSKVDATGVWVKEDQSKEIVHYPLIKFKKTNQGTCFNQKPNVSMLHTTTGGKVNKVSKERIEVTTPNGEKEIHELVLSEEVQFHAVVKEGQDIGIGAPVAGQIIKGEKYGEFGQILQKGTVLANGPSTDAGYLALGRNVLVAFMPWEGYNFEDAILISERIIKDDVFSSIHIEEFEIQARETKLGQEQITRDIPNLSDKAFRDLDESGVIRVGAEVKPGDILVGMVTPKGETDLTPEYKLLHSIFGEKAKEVRDSSLRMPNGFEGTVIDIKRYSRETGDELAAGVEEMVKVYVARKRKLLVGDKMAGRHGNKGVVARVMAQEDMPYMEDGTPVDIVLNPLGVPSRMNLGQIFETQLGFAAKKLGINFETPVFDGASEGDVHEFCQKAGLPGNSKFQLFDGRTGEKFINQVFCGYIYMLKLAHLVDDKIHARSTGPYSLVTQQPLGGKAQFGGQRLGEMEVWALEAYGASHTLQELLTIKSDDMLGRARIYEAIVKGIHSIKPGIPESFNVLVQELRGLALDIIIKDSEGLEVDISDYEDEFSKNKKKIKFETIENV; encoded by the coding sequence ATGCATACCCGAATGCAAATTAGAAACCGGGTAAATTTCGGTAAAATTACCGACCTCAATTTACTTCCTAATCTTATCTACGTACAGAAAAAATCCTTTGATTGGTTTCTCCAGTCGGAAGTGAAAGATCCGACCAAACGTTTAAACCAAGGGTTGGAAGCAGTTTTTCGCGAATCTTTTCCAATCGAATCACCAAACAACGATATGGTCATGGAATATGGCCATTATGTGTTAGGAGAACCAAAACGTGATCCTCAAGAATGTAAGGACACTGATTCTTCTTATGCGGTTCCACTAAAAGCAGTCATTCGACTCATCATCAAGGACACCGGTGAAATCCGCGAACAAGTTGTCTATATGGGTGACCTTCCTGTGATGACAGACCACGGTACTTTCATCATCAACGGTGCGGAAAGAGTAGTGGTAAGCCAGTTACACAGATCTCCTGGTATTTTCTTTTCTTATGACCAAGTGCGAGATACATTCTCGGCGCGAGTCATTCCATACCGAGGTTCTTGGTTGGAATTTGAGATGGACAACAAAGGTATCCTTGTTGCCAAAATCGACCGTAAGAAAAAATTCCCTGCTACTTTACTTGTAAAAGCTATGGGAATGGGAACAAACGAAGAAGTATTACGTTTGTTCTACGGTTCAAGCAAGATGAAAATTGCTGGTGCCAATCCAAAAGACCTCAAACGTCTGATCGGCCGACGAACCATTGCTGATATCATTAACATGGAAACAGGCGAGGTAATGCTCGATGCTGGTTCCAAAATCAATGAGGATAATATCTCCATCCTTCGTGAAATGAAGGTAAAAGATGTGGATGTCATTGAATTTCCAAAAGGAAAAGACAATCCTGTTCTCATCAACTGCCTTGAAAAAGACGGAGTCAATGACTACGAAGATGCGGTGAAAAAATTTCACACCATTATGCGTCCGGGTGAACCTTCTACGATTGAAAACGCGGAAGCAGAACTCAAACGACTCTTTTTCTCTCCTAAAACATTTGATTTGGGTGTAGTAGGTCGTTATAAAATCAATAGCAAATTTGAATTCAACAATCCGAAAGAATTCTCAAAAGCTGATGACCGAGTTTTAAGAAAACAAGACATCATTGAAACGGTTCGTTACCTTGTGATGTTAATGTCTGAGGCAGAGAACTACTACCCAGATGATATTGACCACTTAGGAAACAGAAGGATTCGTTCTGTTGGTGAGCTCATTGCAAACCAATTGAAACTTGGATTCTCTCGTGTAGAACGTGTCATCAAAGAAAGAATGACCGTACAAGAACCGGAACAACAAACTCCGCAACTTCTCATTTCCATCAAACCAATCACAGCTGTGATCAATGAGTTTTTTGGATCTTCGCAACTTTCTCAGTTTATGGATCAAACGAACCCACTAGCGGAACTAACTCACAAACGTAGGTTAAACGCTCTTGGACCTGGTGGTCTTTCTCGTGATAGAGCAGGTTTCGAAGTCCGTGACGTTCATTATTCTCACTATGGCCGTATGTGCCCAATTGAAACACCGGAAGGTCCAAACATTGGTCTCATTCTTTCCATGTCTAGTTTTGCAAGGGTAAACGATTATGGGTTCATTGAAACTCCATACCGCCTTGTCAAGAATGGAAAGGTCCAAAAACAAGTAGAGTATCTCACTGCTGACAAAGAAGAATACCACTATATGGCGCAGTCGAACTCGACTGTGGATGAGAAGGGAGAATTTACTTCCAAACTCATTTCCACTCGTCATAGAGGAGACTTCCCTTTCCGTAGCCCATCTGAGATCCAGTATATGGACCTTGCTCCACTACAAGTTGTGTCTGTATCAACAGCTCTCATTCCATTCCTCGAACATGATGATGCAAACCGCGCTCTCATGGGTTCGAACATGCAACGCCAAGCAGTGCCACTTCTCACGGAAGAAGCTCCTTTTGTGGGAACTGGTATGGAAGCTCGTGCAGCGTATGACGCTGGGGTTTGTATTGTTGCGAAAAAAGACGGTGTGGTTTCCAAAGTGGATGCAACAGGTGTTTGGGTGAAAGAAGACCAATCCAAAGAGATTGTGCACTATCCACTCATTAAATTCAAAAAAACCAACCAAGGTACATGTTTTAACCAAAAACCAAACGTGTCCATGCTCCATACCACAACTGGTGGTAAGGTGAATAAGGTTTCCAAAGAACGGATCGAAGTTACAACTCCGAACGGTGAAAAGGAAATCCACGAATTGGTATTATCGGAAGAAGTACAATTCCATGCTGTTGTCAAAGAAGGACAAGATATCGGAATTGGAGCTCCTGTTGCCGGCCAGATCATCAAAGGGGAAAAATACGGTGAGTTCGGACAAATCCTCCAAAAAGGAACTGTCCTTGCGAATGGTCCTTCCACTGACGCAGGTTATTTGGCACTGGGAAGAAACGTTCTTGTGGCATTTATGCCTTGGGAAGGTTACAACTTTGAGGATGCGATTCTGATCTCTGAACGAATCATCAAAGACGATGTTTTCTCTTCCATTCACATTGAAGAATTTGAAATCCAAGCTCGGGAAACCAAACTCGGACAAGAACAAATCACTCGTGACATTCCAAACCTTTCGGACAAAGCGTTCCGAGATTTGGATGAATCAGGTGTGATTCGTGTGGGTGCTGAAGTAAAACCTGGTGACATCCTTGTTGGTATGGTGACTCCTAAAGGGGAAACTGACCTCACTCCAGAATATAAATTATTACACTCCATCTTTGGAGAAAAGGCAAAAGAAGTAAGAGATTCCTCTCTTCGTATGCCAAACGGTTTCGAAGGAACTGTGATCGATATCAAACGTTATTCCCGTGAAACTGGCGATGAACTCGCTGCTGGCGTGGAAGAAATGGTGAAAGTGTATGTGGCTCGTAAACGTAAACTCCTAGTGGGTGATAAGATGGCGGGTAGACACGGAAACAAAGGGGTAGTTGCACGTGTGATGGCACAAGAAGATATGCCATACATGGAAGACGGAACTCCAGTTGATATCGTTCTAAACCCTCTCGGTGTTCCTTCACGTATGAACCTCGGTCAGATTTTTGAAACTCAACTTGGTTTTGCTGCTAAAAAACTAGGGATCAATTTTGAAACCCCAGTTTTTGATGGAGCGTCAGAAGGTGATGTTCACGAATTCTGCCAAAAAGCAGGTTTACCAGGAAACAGCAAATTTCAGTTATTCGACGGAAGAACAGGTGAAAAATTCATCAACCAAGTTTTCTGCGGATACATTTACATGTTAAAACTGGCTCACTTGGTGGATGACAAAATCCATGCAAGGTCTACTGGACCTTACTCACTCGTAACGCAACAACCACTCGGTGGTAAGGCGCAGTTCGGGGGACAAAGGTTAGGAGAGATGGAAGTTTGGGCTCTAGAAGCGTATGGTGCATCACACACCTTACAAGAGTTACTCACCATTAAGTCAGATGATATGTTAGGTCGTGCAAGAATTTACGAAGCGATTGTCAAAGGAATTCACTCGATTAAACCGGGTATCCCAGAGTCCTTCAACGTTCTTGTACAGGAACTCCGAGGTCTAGCACTCGATATCATCATCAAAGACTCCGAAGGATTGGAAGTGGATATCTCTGATTACGAAGATGAATTCTCGAAAAACAAAAAGAAAATCAAATTCGAGACCATTGAAAACGTTTAG
- the rplL gene encoding 50S ribosomal protein L7/L12 codes for MSVDALLEQIGSLTLVQAADLVKKMEEKFGISAAAPVAVAAVAGAGGGAAAAEEPATFNVILKAHGDKKIDVIKLVREITGLGLADAKTLVEAGGKSVKEGVSKDEAADIKKKLEGVGAQVEVAAAG; via the coding sequence ATGTCTGTTGACGCGCTATTAGAACAAATTGGAAGTCTTACATTAGTTCAGGCTGCTGACCTAGTGAAAAAGATGGAGGAGAAATTCGGGATTTCTGCTGCTGCACCGGTTGCGGTAGCGGCTGTTGCGGGTGCAGGTGGTGGCGCTGCTGCTGCTGAAGAACCAGCAACTTTCAATGTTATCTTGAAAGCACACGGTGACAAAAAGATCGACGTTATTAAACTCGTTCGCGAAATCACTGGTCTTGGATTAGCAGATGCGAAAACTCTTGTAGAGGCTGGTGGAAAATCAGTGAAAGAAGGGGTTTCTAAAGATGAAGCTGCTGATATTAAGAAAAAACTCGAAGGTGTTGGGGCTCAAGTAGAAGTTGCTGCTGCCGGTTAA
- the rplJ gene encoding 50S ribosomal protein L10 — translation MANPSKIEAVSELKSRLEKRPNFILASYSGLTVEDMSNLRAKLRKEGSEMKVIKNNLFLRALKESSEHKNNSIDFGDVYKGPLAAIFSLDALPAVAKVCKDFAKDKKELEIRTGYMDGEVLGKSGVEAIAGLPSKQELLAQVARGINAPATQIASGINQIMASLARAINAVAEKNGN, via the coding sequence ATGGCAAATCCATCTAAAATTGAAGCAGTATCAGAACTTAAGAGTCGTTTGGAAAAACGACCTAACTTTATTTTAGCATCTTACAGCGGTTTAACTGTTGAAGATATGTCTAACCTTCGTGCGAAACTTCGCAAAGAAGGATCGGAGATGAAGGTAATCAAAAACAACCTTTTTCTCCGTGCATTAAAAGAGTCTTCTGAACATAAAAACAACTCCATCGATTTTGGGGATGTTTACAAAGGACCACTTGCAGCGATTTTCTCTCTGGATGCACTTCCAGCAGTAGCGAAAGTTTGTAAGGACTTTGCAAAAGATAAGAAGGAACTTGAAATCAGAACCGGCTATATGGACGGTGAGGTTTTGGGTAAGTCTGGAGTAGAGGCGATTGCTGGACTTCCGTCCAAACAAGAACTTCTTGCGCAAGTTGCTCGTGGGATCAATGCTCCTGCAACACAAATTGCTTCTGGAATCAATCAAATCATGGCATCATTGGCACGCGCCATCAATGCTGTAGCCGAGAAAAACGGCAATTAG
- the rplA gene encoding 50S ribosomal protein L1, with translation MKRGKKYIQLKEKVDRTKAYTLGEAVGLAKATSYSKFDGTLEISTKINYKSLQNVRGTISLPHGTGKTIKVLVFCKGDKQNEAREAGADFVGDMDLIEKVSGGWTDFDACVATPDMMKEVGKLGPVLGRKGLMPKPKAGTVTTDVTKAVKELKAGRIEYRPDKGGVVHLGVGKCSFSDDKLSDNINAVVAALMKDKPSDAKGDYLKSFSVAATMGIGVKVDVKELVNANI, from the coding sequence ATGAAACGCGGCAAAAAATACATCCAACTCAAAGAGAAAGTCGATCGCACAAAGGCTTATACCCTTGGTGAGGCAGTCGGTTTAGCGAAAGCGACCAGTTACTCAAAGTTCGACGGGACTTTAGAGATCTCTACTAAAATCAATTATAAATCTCTTCAAAACGTAAGAGGGACAATTTCTCTTCCACATGGAACTGGAAAAACAATTAAGGTTTTGGTTTTCTGCAAAGGAGACAAACAAAACGAAGCAAGAGAAGCTGGTGCTGATTTTGTTGGCGATATGGACCTGATTGAAAAAGTTTCTGGTGGTTGGACTGATTTTGATGCTTGTGTGGCAACTCCTGATATGATGAAGGAAGTTGGTAAACTTGGTCCAGTTCTTGGTCGTAAAGGCCTTATGCCTAAACCAAAGGCAGGAACTGTCACTACTGATGTTACAAAAGCAGTGAAAGAACTCAAAGCGGGTCGTATTGAATACCGTCCTGATAAAGGGGGAGTGGTTCACTTAGGGGTAGGAAAATGTTCCTTCTCTGATGATAAACTTTCTGATAACATCAATGCTGTTGTTGCAGCACTTATGAAAGACAAACCTTCCGATGCGAAGGGAGATTACCTCAAGTCTTTCTCTGTAGCAGCGACTATGGGAATCGGCGTAAAAGTCGATGTAAAAGAACTAGTAAACGCGAACATATAA
- the rplK gene encoding 50S ribosomal protein L11 encodes MAAKKVVKQIKLQVEAGKANPAPPVGPALGQAGLNIMEFCKQFNERSKNQMGLKLPVVITVYSDRSFTFVTKSPPAALLVMKALGIPGGSATPHTVKVGTIKRAQLEEIAKTKMEDLNANDLDAAVKIIAGTCRSMGVNVE; translated from the coding sequence ATGGCTGCAAAGAAAGTAGTAAAACAAATTAAACTCCAAGTAGAAGCAGGGAAAGCAAACCCAGCTCCTCCGGTAGGACCTGCACTTGGTCAGGCCGGACTCAATATCATGGAATTTTGTAAACAGTTTAATGAAAGATCAAAAAACCAAATGGGACTCAAACTCCCGGTGGTGATCACTGTTTATTCCGACAGAAGTTTTACATTCGTCACTAAATCACCTCCAGCTGCTCTTCTTGTCATGAAGGCACTTGGGATTCCAGGTGGATCTGCTACTCCTCACACAGTGAAAGTAGGAACGATCAAACGCGCACAACTAGAAGAAATTGCAAAAACGAAGATGGAAGACCTCAATGCGAACGACTTAGATGCAGCAGTGAAAATCATTGCTGGAACTTGCCGTTCCATGGGTGTTAACGTCGAGTAA
- the nusG gene encoding transcription termination/antitermination protein NusG: MGDSLDKKWYVLQTYSGHENKVKTNIEKMVQQQKLEDQIFSVKIPSMEVAEMKNGKKKVTKKKLMPGYVLVEMNMTDDLRFKIQNLPSVSTFVGGKGKGPEPLSLDEIKNLFSDVGSVESEEVSRPRFLFKVGETLKIIDGPFANFTGLVDEIFPDKGRLRVRVEIFGRSTPVELDYLQVKSEQ, encoded by the coding sequence GTGGGCGATTCTTTAGATAAAAAATGGTATGTGCTTCAAACTTATTCTGGTCATGAGAATAAGGTGAAAACTAACATTGAAAAGATGGTCCAACAACAAAAGCTGGAAGACCAGATCTTTTCGGTGAAAATTCCTTCAATGGAAGTTGCCGAAATGAAAAACGGCAAAAAGAAGGTCACGAAGAAAAAACTCATGCCGGGTTATGTTCTCGTTGAGATGAATATGACCGATGACCTTCGGTTTAAGATCCAGAACTTACCTTCTGTGTCTACGTTTGTAGGCGGAAAAGGAAAAGGTCCGGAACCACTTTCACTCGATGAGATCAAAAATCTCTTCAGTGATGTGGGAAGTGTGGAATCGGAAGAAGTATCACGACCACGTTTCCTCTTCAAAGTGGGCGAGACATTGAAAATTATAGATGGTCCGTTTGCCAATTTCACTGGGCTTGTAGATGAAATTTTCCCTGATAAGGGAAGGCTTCGTGTCCGAGTCGAAATTTTTGGAAGATCCACTCCAGTGGAGTTGGATTACCTCCAAGTAAAATCGGAACAATAG
- the secE gene encoding preprotein translocase subunit SecE encodes MKATSFIQECKAELEKVHWPTRQEVVSSTVVVLVTVFIFSLFLSASDFVFLKLLKWFWALGT; translated from the coding sequence ATGAAAGCTACGAGTTTCATTCAGGAATGTAAAGCAGAACTTGAAAAAGTACATTGGCCTACGCGCCAAGAAGTGGTGAGTTCTACCGTTGTAGTCCTAGTTACAGTATTTATCTTTTCCTTATTTTTATCAGCTTCGGATTTCGTTTTCTTGAAACTGTTAAAGTGGTTCTGGGCATTAGGAACATAG
- a CDS encoding histidine kinase, whose amino-acid sequence MAKPFVELEAQIPDLVKAKSKIVVRSSRMNRQLEQYVLGLITHILDEVGQSQFVEMLYTISKELTINGIKANQKRVFFEDEGLDITDEADYFQGIKEYSKKFSEKMADEYGKRCLARGVYVQIKFHYCLDGLLVEVTNNTPVIKTEEVRMREKMKKSMGYNDIAEFYMDNMDNTEGAGLGIALIMILLKNEGVDPNLFRIITHEDRTVARVEIPFNDNYVSFRSAELAEI is encoded by the coding sequence GTGGCGAAACCCTTTGTAGAATTAGAAGCACAAATCCCCGATTTAGTAAAGGCAAAATCGAAAATCGTCGTCCGGTCGTCTCGGATGAATCGCCAGTTGGAACAGTATGTGCTTGGGCTCATCACTCATATCCTAGACGAAGTGGGACAATCCCAATTTGTGGAAATGTTATATACCATTTCTAAAGAACTCACCATCAACGGAATCAAAGCCAACCAAAAACGAGTCTTTTTCGAAGATGAGGGACTCGACATCACAGACGAAGCTGATTATTTCCAAGGGATCAAAGAGTATTCCAAAAAGTTTTCTGAAAAAATGGCAGATGAATATGGGAAACGATGCCTCGCCCGTGGTGTGTATGTGCAAATCAAATTCCACTACTGTTTGGACGGACTCCTTGTGGAAGTGACAAACAACACTCCCGTCATCAAAACGGAAGAAGTTCGTATGAGAGAAAAAATGAAAAAGTCCATGGGGTATAATGACATCGCAGAATTTTACATGGACAATATGGACAATACAGAAGGTGCAGGACTTGGAATTGCCCTCATCATGATCCTTCTTAAAAACGAAGGTGTTGACCCTAACCTATTTCGTATCATCACTCACGAAGACAGAACAGTTGCCAGAGTGGAAATTCCATTTAACGACAATTATGTGTCGTTTCGTAGTGCCGAACTAGCAGAAATATAA
- a CDS encoding SDR family NAD(P)-dependent oxidoreductase, protein MELKGANILVTGSAGGLGKAMAYRLGKSGANIILSDIQKDKLDETVSLFQKEGIKTTGIVANVAKEEDSIRLIEEAAAFQGSLDVAILNAGILRDGLLIRVDKETGKVKGKMGIDQWQSVIDVNLTGVFLTGREAAAKMVEQKKGVIIPIASIAMHGNSGQTNYSAAKAGVAAMTVTWSKELAKFGIRVAGIAPGFIGTEMVLKDMNPEALEKWKSIIPVGRLGEPDEIASTAEFIITNDLVTGVVLEISGGVRI, encoded by the coding sequence ATGGAATTAAAAGGTGCAAACATTCTCGTCACCGGATCTGCCGGTGGACTAGGAAAGGCAATGGCATACCGTCTCGGTAAGTCGGGTGCCAATATCATTCTCTCAGACATCCAAAAAGACAAGTTGGACGAAACCGTTTCTCTCTTTCAAAAAGAAGGAATCAAAACAACTGGAATCGTTGCCAATGTTGCTAAAGAAGAAGATAGTATCCGACTCATTGAAGAAGCTGCGGCATTTCAAGGAAGCCTTGATGTTGCAATCCTCAATGCAGGGATCTTACGTGATGGCCTACTCATCCGGGTGGATAAAGAAACGGGAAAGGTCAAAGGTAAAATGGGCATCGACCAATGGCAATCAGTCATCGATGTTAATTTAACTGGAGTCTTCTTAACTGGTAGAGAAGCAGCAGCTAAAATGGTAGAACAAAAAAAAGGGGTCATCATCCCTATTGCTTCCATCGCTATGCATGGTAATTCTGGACAAACCAATTACAGTGCAGCAAAAGCTGGAGTTGCAGCCATGACAGTAACTTGGTCAAAAGAACTCGCCAAGTTCGGAATCAGAGTGGCAGGAATTGCTCCTGGATTTATTGGAACTGAGATGGTATTAAAAGACATGAACCCAGAAGCATTGGAAAAATGGAAATCGATTATCCCAGTGGGTAGGCTTGGAGAACCAGATGAAATTGCTTCTACAGCTGAGTTTATCATCACGAATGATCTTGTTACTGGTGTGGTCTTGGAAATCTCCGGAGGAGTACGAATCTAA
- a CDS encoding ArsR/SmtB family transcription factor, translating to MKIKTELSKQQLEQAIKGIQGIAHPIRLLILYTLAKEEKTVGQLVELLGTSQSAASQHLSKMKNNGILESRKSSNQVFYRLKDAKFKDLIQTIVKVYKK from the coding sequence ATGAAAATAAAAACAGAACTATCGAAACAACAATTGGAACAAGCGATTAAAGGAATTCAAGGGATAGCCCACCCGATTCGCTTACTCATCCTTTATACTTTGGCAAAAGAAGAAAAAACAGTAGGTCAACTAGTGGAATTACTAGGTACGAGTCAGTCGGCCGCCTCACAACACCTAAGCAAAATGAAAAACAATGGAATCTTAGAATCCCGAAAGTCTTCGAACCAAGTGTTCTATCGTTTGAAAGATGCTAAGTTCAAAGATTTAATCCAAACCATTGTAAAAGTGTATAAAAAATAA
- the rfaD gene encoding ADP-glyceromanno-heptose 6-epimerase: MGKKLTLVTGGAGLIGSQIIEDLNHNGNTDILVVDHLGTTDKWKNLQRNFFTEYYEKDQFEGFLDTGHPILSEISEIYHLGACSATTEKDATYLIQNNFHYTKKLAEFAITKNIPFLYASSAATYGEGEFGYDDKAPIETLKPLNMYGYSKHLFDLYAKKTKIADKLIGLKYFNVFGYGEAHKGDMRSLVLKGYEQIRDTGKLKLFKSYKPEYKDGEQKRDFLYVKDASKISIYLLSERKYGLYNVGRGKAETWNDLASALFNAMNAPINIEYVEMPDSLKGKYQYYTCADMEKLTKAGYPFGFTNLQDSIKEYVRLLSLEAK; this comes from the coding sequence ATGGGAAAAAAACTGACTTTAGTCACTGGCGGTGCGGGCCTCATTGGCTCACAAATCATAGAAGACTTAAACCATAATGGAAACACTGACATTTTGGTTGTGGACCATTTGGGAACAACAGATAAATGGAAAAATCTCCAAAGGAATTTTTTTACAGAGTATTATGAAAAGGATCAGTTTGAAGGATTTTTGGATACAGGCCATCCTATACTTTCTGAGATCTCCGAAATTTACCACCTTGGTGCGTGTTCTGCCACAACGGAAAAAGATGCAACGTATCTAATTCAGAATAACTTCCATTATACGAAAAAACTAGCTGAGTTTGCGATTACTAAAAACATCCCTTTTTTATACGCATCGAGTGCGGCAACTTATGGGGAAGGTGAATTCGGGTATGATGACAAAGCCCCGATCGAAACTTTAAAACCCCTCAATATGTATGGTTATTCAAAACACCTATTTGATTTGTATGCAAAAAAAACGAAGATTGCAGACAAACTCATCGGACTCAAATATTTTAATGTGTTTGGATATGGCGAAGCCCACAAAGGGGACATGCGTAGTTTAGTTCTCAAAGGCTATGAACAAATTCGAGACACTGGCAAACTAAAACTTTTTAAATCCTACAAACCCGAATACAAAGATGGGGAACAAAAACGAGATTTTTTGTATGTAAAGGATGCGAGTAAAATTAGCATCTATTTACTAAGTGAACGAAAATACGGATTGTACAATGTGGGGCGAGGGAAGGCAGAAACTTGGAATGACTTGGCTTCTGCTCTATTTAATGCCATGAATGCGCCGATAAACATTGAATATGTGGAAATGCCAGATTCGTTAAAAGGCAAATACCAATATTACACCTGCGCTGATATGGAAAAGTTAACAAAGGCAGGATATCCTTTCGGTTTTACAAACCTCCAGGATTCCATAAAAGAATACGTTCGCCTCTTATCATTAGAAGCGAAGTAA